In the Malus domestica chromosome 16, GDT2T_hap1 genome, one interval contains:
- the LOC103414598 gene encoding sucrose synthase 2-like: MRNTIQDTLAAHRNELVSLFSRYVARGNGILQPHQMISELENVIMDDEGMQKLKDSSFSKVLQSAQEAIVLAPFVALALRPRPGVWEYVRVNVYELSVDHLSVAEYLRFKEELIDGECNDKYVLELDLEPFNASFPRPTRSSSIGNGVQFLNRHLSSNMFRNKESLEPLLDFLRTHKHDGHAMMLNDRIQSIPRLQSALAKAEEYLSKFPSTTPYSEFEFDLQGMGFERGWGDTAQRVSEMVHLLLEILQAPDPSTLENFLGRIPMVFNVVIVSPHGYFGQANVLGLPDTGGQVVYILDQVRALESEMLLRIQNQGLDVIPKILIVTRLIPDAKRTTCNQRLERVSGTEHTHILRVPFRTENGILRKWISRFDVWPYLENFAEDASNEIAAELQGVPDLIIGNYSDGNLVATLLSYKLGITQCNIAHALEKTKYPDSDIFWKKHEDKYHFSSQFTADLIAMNNADFIITSTYQEIAGSKNNVGQYESHTAFTLPGLYRVVHGIDVFDPKFNIVSPGADMCIYFPCSDKDKRLTALHGSIEELLYGAEQNDEHIGLLSDRSKPIVFSMARLDRVKNLTGLVECYAKSTKLREMVNLVVVGGYMDVKNSRDREEITEIEKMHDLIKNYNLSGQFRWIAAQMNRARNGELYRYIADTKGIFVQPAFYEAFGLTVVEAMTCGLPTFATCHGGPAEIIEHGTSGFHVDPYNPDQVAELLTDFFDQCQKDPGYWEKISQAGLKRIYERYTWKIYSERLLTLAGVYGFWKHASKLERRETRRYLEMFYTLKYRNLVKSIPLAVDEQH; encoded by the exons ATGCGGAATACCATTCAGGACACCCTCGCTGCACACAGGAATGAGCTTGTTTCTCTTTTCTCCAG GTATGTTGCTCGAGGAAATGGGATTCTACAACCCCATCAAATGATAAGCGAGCTCGAAAACGTGATCATGGACGATGAAGGCATGCAGAAGCTCAAAGATAGCTCCTTCAGCAAGGTCTTACAGTCTGCCCAG GAAGCAATTGTTCTTGCTCCTTTCGTGGCTCTTGCACTTCGTCCAAGACCTGGTGTTTGGGAGTATGTTCGAGTTAATGTGTATGAACTCAGTGTGGATCATTTGAGTGTTGCAGAATATCTTCGGTTCAAGGAAGAGCTTATTGACGGAGA GTGCAACGATAAGTATGTGCTTGAACTTGATCTGGAGCCATTTAATGCATCATTCCCTCGACCAACCCGTTCGTCATCAATTGGAAATGGGGTTCAATTCCTTAACCGTCATTTATCTTCAAATATGTTCCGTAACAAAGAAAGTTTGGAGCCTCTTCTCGACTTTCTTCGTACACACAAACATGATGGTCAT GCAATGATGCTAAATGATCGGATTCAGAGCATACCCAGACTTCAGTCTGCTTTAGCAAAGGCAGAGGAATATCTTTCTAAGTTCCCATCAACTACACCATATTCTGAGTTTGAATTTGA CTTACAAGGAATGGGATTTGAGAGAGGGTGGGGTGACACAGCACAACGGGTGTCAGAGATGGTGCATCTTCTCCTGGAAATTCTTCAGGCTCCTGATCCCTCTACCCTGGAAAACTTTCTTGGGAGGATCCCTATGGTGTTCAATGTTGTCATAGTGTCTCCACACGGCTACTTTGGCCAAGCTAACGTCTTGGGTTTGCCTGACACTGGAGGGCAG GTTGTTTATATACTGGACCAAGTGCGTGCCTTGGAGAGTGAGATGCTTCTTAGAATACAAAACCAAGGATTGGATGTTATTCCAAAAATTCTGATT GTTACCCGACTGATACCTGATGCAAAAAGGACAACATGCAACCAAAGATTGGAAAGAGTCAGTGGTACAGAACACACACATATCTTGCGGGTACCTTTCAGGACTGAGAATGGAATTCTGCGGAAATGGATTTCAAGATTTGATGTGTGGCCTTACTTGGAGAACTTTGCAGAG GATGCCTCGAATGAAATTGCTGCTGAGTTGCAGGGTGTTCCAGATCTAATCATTGGAAACTACAGTGATGGAAATCTTGTTGCAACTCTGCTATCTTATAAACTGGGAATCACACAG TGCAACATTGCTCATGCATTGGAGAAAACAAAGTACCCAGATTCTGATATATTTTGGAAGAAGCATGAAGATAAGTACCACTTTTCAAGTCAATTCACAGCCGATCTCATTGCAATGAACAATGCAGATTTCATAATCACCAGTACATACCAAGAGATTGCCGGAAG CAAGAATAACGTTGGACAGTATGAGAGCCACACTGCCTTCACTCTTCCTGGGCTGTATCGAGTTGTTCACGGGATTGATGTTTTTGATCCCAAGTTTAATATTGTCTCCCCGGGAGCAGATATGTGTATATACTTTCCATGTTCTGACAAGGACAAAAGGCTTACTGCTCTACATGGGTCCATTGAAGAACTCTTATATGGTGCTGAGCAGAATGACGAGCATAT TGGGCTGTTGAGTGATCGATCAAAGCCTATTGTCTTTTCCATGGCAAGACTTGATAGAGTGAAAAATTTAACCGGACTTGTTGAGTGCTATGCTAAGAGCACCAAGCTAAGAGAAATGGTAAACCTTGTTGTGGTTGGTGGTTACATGGATGTCAAGAACTCTAGGGATAGAGAAGAAATTACAGAGATTGAAAAGATGCATGACCTCATTAAGAACTACAACTTGAGTGGCCAGTTCCGATGGATAGCAGCACAGATGAACCGTGCTCGTAATGGTGAGCTCTACCGCTACATTGCAGACACAAAAGGCATCTTTGTGCAG CCTGCTTTCTATGAAGCTTTTGGCCTCACCGTGGTGGAAGCCATGACTTGTGGCCTTCCTACTTTTGCAACTTGTCATGGTGGCCCCGCTGAGATCATTGAGCACGGTACCTCAGGGTTCCATGTTGATCCCTATAACCCTGACCAAGTGGCTGAACTCCTGACTGACTTCTTTGATCAGTGCCAGAAGGATCCTGGCTACTGGGAAAAGATATCTCAAGCGGGGCTTAAACGAATTTATGAAAG GTACACTTGGAAGATATATTCAGAGAGGCTGCTCACATTAGCTGGGGTTTATGGCTTCTGGAAGCATGCGTCTAAGCTTGAGAGGCGAGAGACAAGGCGATATCTGGAGATGTTTTACACTCTCAAGTACCGGAATCTG GTGAAGTCCATTCCGCTGGCTGTTGATGAGCAGCATTGA